In a single window of the Oscarella lobularis chromosome 4, ooOscLobu1.1, whole genome shotgun sequence genome:
- the LOC136186148 gene encoding uncharacterized protein — MSNFGLFLLACCVTGTLAIVPEAADLQLRLFSKEQSVLHGARCLDGTPSGYYYKAGSNKTAWVIFLEGGGYCADLDSCTDRTRTNLGSSKGWKPTMTAPGLLTISSTGNKDFYSWNHIYIPYCCGDLHSGQRSKPNDWKMYFSGHLTIKAVLSDLMNTSNLEQAKQVLLTGESAGGIGAFEHADYLASLLTKATVKSAPIGGWFTPIGAMNYNEWLKKEPALPRSNSIYLLYDSFTQQACTKANPGKAYMCGPANIPFLYPYIKTPLYVIENQYDSWQLFTEQGCPSEKTSDVVHYVEYYGKLMRDSLDEVLNSTKNDGLFAPSCIAHVENFLVPYEGITINNITYGESLGDWYYKREGTTYTQLMKNCTLPCNAKCDLG; from the exons ATGTCAAACTTTGGCCTCTTCCTTCTCGCATGCTGCGTCACAGGGACACTTGCAATTGT GCCTGAAGCAGCCGACCTCCAATTGCGTCTCTTCTCCAAAGAGCAGAGTGTTCTGCACGGGGCCCGCTGTCTGGACGGCACCCCATCGGGCTACTATTACAAAGCAGGATCAAACAAAACGGCATGGGTCATATTTTTAGAAG GAGGCGGCTATTGCGCTGATTTAGACAGCTGCACGGATAGGACTAGAACAAACTTGGGCTCTTCAAAGGGCTGGAAACCGACTATGACAGCTCCGGGCCTACTCACAATTAGCTCGACGGGTAACAAAGATTTCTACTCGTGGAATCACATTTATATACCG TATTGCTGCGGTGATTTGCACAGCGGTCAGAGAAGCAAACCCAACGATTGGAAGATGTACTTTTCTGGACATTTGACGATCAAAGCCGTCCTTTCGGATCTAATGAACACGAGCAATTTAGAAca AGCAAAACAGGTTCTTCTAACTGGAGAATCTGCTGGAGGAATAGGCGCTTTTGAACACGCCGACTACTTGGCATCTCTTCTTACTAAAGCGACCGTCAAATCTGCTCCTATTG GAGGATGGTTTACTCCAATCGGTGCTATGAACTATAATGAATGGCTCAAGAAAGAACCGGCTCTCCCGCGCTCAAATTCTATCTATCTTCTTTATGATAGTTTTACTCAACAGGCCTGCACCAAGGCTAATCCGGGAAAAGCGTACATGTGCGGACCAGCAAACATACCCTTTCTCTACCCATACATAAAG ACACCATTATATGTCATTGAAAATCAATACGACTCGTGGCAGTTATTCACTGAGCAAGGTTGCCCAAGCGAG AAAACAAGCGACGTTGTTCACTATGTCGAATATTACGGGAAGCTGATGAGGGATTCTCTGGATGAAGTTCTTAactcaacaaaaaacgacgGATTATTTGCACCCTCATGCATCGCTCATGTTG AAAATTTCCTCGTGCCTTATGAGGGCATCACAATCAACAACATCACGTATGGAGAATCCTTAGGTGACTGGTATTACAAAAGGGAAGGCACGACGTATACTCAGCTCATGAAGAACTGCACACTCCCATGCAATGCAAAATGCGACTTGGGGTGA
- the LOC136186146 gene encoding uncharacterized protein, whose product MICIVILKMVTLFAYCIVSILATVVSSTSLDLHLFTNEQSVAHGARCLDGSPSGYYYRAGSNKTSWAIFLQGGGFCDRESSCTSRSHGPRGSSKNWPSQTNGEGILSTDSTGNKDFYSWNHVFIPYCGGDFHTGQRTSPNEWNLFFAGHLTIETIISDLLNMTNLNQSQTILVSGESAGGIGAFEHADYFATTLHWATVKSAPIGGLFFPENVSGYSFWVKNEEQPPRNSSIYDLYRSFTEEKCTKANPDKPYWCGPANIAFLYPYIETSLYVIENQYDSNQLFVQLGCPKQNTPDAIRYIEYYGDHMRATMMNITRSPKGDGLFGPSCLDHTGNFGLPYEGVTIKNTTYGESLGDWYFNRKGLTQLMDDCPKPCNKECKTRF is encoded by the exons ATGATTTGCATAGTGATACTAAAAATGGTGACTCTTTTCGCTTACTGCATCGTCTCAATCCTTGCTAC AGTCGTTAGCTCAACAAGCTTAGATCTGCACCTCTTCACTAATGAACAGTCGGTCGCCCACGGAGCTCGCTGTCTCGACGGTTCGCCGTCAGGATACTACTATCGTGCTGGAAGCAACAAGACTTCGTGGGCTATTTTTCTTCAAG GTGGTGGTTTCTGTGACCGAGAAAGCAGCTGCACATCTCGATCCCACGGCCCTCGTGGCTCGTCGAAAAACTGGCCGTCACAAACGAACGGCGAGGGAATTCTTTCGACCGATTCCACAGGCAACAAAGACTTTTACTCGTGGAACCACGTCTTTATTCCG TACTGTGGCGGGGATTTCCATACCGGGCAAAGGACGAGTCCCAATGAATGGAACTTGTTCTTTGCCGGGCATCTAACAATCGAAACGATTATATCTGATCTACTAAACATGACCAATTTGAATCA ATCTCAAACTATTCTCGTATCGGGTGAATCAGCTGGAGGCATAGGCGCTTTTGAACATGCAGACTACTTTGCAACTACTTTACACTGGGCTACCGTAAAATCTGCCCCTATTG GAGGCTTGTTCTTTCCAGAGAACGTTTCTGGCTATTCTTTCTGGGTCAAAAACGAAGAGCAGCCACCGCGCAATAGTTCAATCTATGATCTCTATCGCAGTTTTACAGAGGAGAAGTGTACCAAGGCGAATCCAGATAAACCCTACTGGTGCGGGCCGGCCAATATCGCCTTCCTCTATCCATACATTGAG ACTTCACTTTATGTCATAGAAAATCAGTATGACTCTAATCAGCTATTTGTTCAGCTTGGCTGTCCAAAACAG AATACACCTGACGCTATTCGCTACATTGAATACTACGGAGATCACATGAGAGCAACTATGATGAATATCACACGTTCGCCAAAGGGAGACGGTCTGTTTGGACCCTCTTGTCTTGACCATACAG GAAATTTCGGTCTTCCTTACGAAGGCGTTACCATAAAAAATACAACGTATGGGGAATCGCTGGGCGACTGGTATTTCAATAGAAAAGGTCTCACTCAACTCATGGATGATTGTCCGAAGCCGTGCAACAAGGAATGCAAGACTagattttga
- the LOC136186145 gene encoding DNA/RNA-binding protein KIN17-like: MGKKADFLSPKAISNRIKSKGLQKLRWYCQMCQKQCRDENGFKCHTMSESHQRQMMLVGENPGKYIHAFSSEFFADFMRLLRHSFGTTRVHSNVVYQEYIKDKHHFHMNSTRWTTLSGFVRFLGREGICKVDETEKGLFLQYIEKDPEGRARREKREKMAKDDAEREAELIARQVEKGAAESGSPEEVVYTELKRDEESEGKIAFKLGGGAVAASKEEEEVPGPPPPPKPISVFASGAKKTTDQKKSLDPRKRSALDEIIEMEEKKRAKVKKHDNWLFENIVVKVVYKKLGDRYHKRKGIVRNVEDRFLGVVKMLDSGDVLKVDQAHLETVIPAVGKPVLILNGAYRGLRAVLKKLDIDNYCVDVEIDEGPLKGRAVEGIAYEDVSKWYE, translated from the coding sequence ATGGGAAAGAAGGCAGATTTTTTGAGTCCGAAGGCGATATCGAATCGCATTAAATCAAAAGGCCTTCAAAAGCTTCGTTGGTACTGTCAAATGTGCCAGAAACAGTgtcgcgacgagaacggaTTCAAATGCCACACGATGTCGGAGTCGCATCAACGCCAAATGAtgctcgtcggcgaaaatcCGGGCAAATACATCCACGCATTCAGCTCGGAATTCTTCGCCGACTTCATGCGCCTACTTCGACACAGTTTCGGCACGACGCGCGTCCACTCGAACGTCGTCTATCAAGAATACATCAAAGACAAGCATCACTTTCACATGAACTCGACCCGATGGACGACGCTATCGGGattcgttcgctttctcgGTCGCGAAGGCATTTGCAAAGTGGACGAGACGGAAAAGGGTCTTTTTCTCCAATACATCGAAAAGGATCCCGAGGGACGAGCGCGACGCgagaaaagggaaaaaatggcgaaagacgacgcgGAACGAGAGGCGGAGCTCATTGCGCGTCAGGTGGAGAAGGGAGCCGCCGAGTCTGGAAGCCCGGAGGAAGTCGTTTATACGGAGTTGAAACGTGATGAGGAGAGTGAGGGAAAAATCGCTTTTAAATTGGGGGGCGGGGCTGTTGCGGCGtcgaaagaggaggaagaggttCCAgggcctcctcctcctcctaaACCAATCAGCGTGTTCGCTTCTGGagcaaaaaagacgacggatCAGAAAAAATCACTTGACCCGAGAAAACGGTCCGCTTTGGATGAAATTATCGAAatggaggagaagaaaagggcCAAGGTGAAAAAGCACGACAATTGGCTGTTCGAAAACATTGTCGTCAAAGTCGTGTACAAAAAGTTGGGAGATCGTTATCACAAGCGCAAGGGAATCGTTCGCAATGTCGAGGATCGTTTTCTCGGGGTCGTCAAAATGCTGGATAGCGGGGACGTGCTTAAAGTCGATCAGGCTCACCTTGAGACGGTCATTCCCGCCGTCGGAAAACCGGTGCTGATCTTAAACGGCGCCTATCGGGGATTACGAGCCGTCTTAAAGAAATTGGATATTGATAATTATTGCGTTGACGTTGAGATTGATGAGGGACCGCTGAAGGGTCGCGCTGTGGAGGGAATAGCCTATGAGGACGTTTCTAAATGGTATGAGTAG
- the LOC136186152 gene encoding glutamine synthetase-like, with product MATLSGKATLSRYMDLPQGERVQVLYTWIDGTGEGLRSKTKTLETEPKSASDCPIWNFDGSSTGQSSGDDSDVYLHPVALFRDPFRRGNNKIVLCETLTKDHQPTESNKRRSCAETMRKVVDQHPWFGIEQEYALYDGDGYPLGWPKKGYPGPQGPYYCGVGTGKVYGRDVVEAHYRCCLFAGVKIAGTNAEVMPSQWEFQVGPCEGIDMGDHLWVARYILHRVAEDFGIVVSLDPKPIPGDWNGSGAHCNFSTEVMRKEGGINHIHTAIKKLEKCHADHIIMYDPKGGKDNERRLTGHHETSSIHDFSYGVANRGASIRIPRQVDEEGKGYFEDRRPASNCDPYSVTERLVKTVCLS from the exons ATGGCGACTTTGAGTGGCAAAGCGACTCTCAGTCGTTACATGGACTTGCCGCAAGGCGAACGCGTCCAAGTTCTCTACACGTGGATCGACGGAACGGGCGAGGGTCTTCGaagcaaaacgaaaacgctcgAAACCGAACCGAAATCGGCGTCCGATTGTCCTATATGGAACTTCGACGGCTCGTCGACGGGACAGAGTTCgggcgacgacagcgacgttTATCTTCATCCGGTCGCGCTTTTCAGGGATCCCTTTCGACGCGGCAACAACAAAATCGTCTTGTGCGAAACGTTGACGAAAGATCATCAACCGACCGAGTCGAACAAACGTCGTTCGTGCGCCGAAACGATgcgaaaagtcgtcgatcaACATCCGTGGTTCGGCATCGAGCAAGAATACGCGCTTTACGACGGCGATGGCTATCCGCTTGGTTGGCCCAAAAAAGGCTATCCGGGTCCCCAGGGGCCTTACTATTGCGGCGTTGGCACGGGGAAGGTCTATGGGcgggacgtcgtcgaagcgcacTATCGTTGCTGTCTCTTTGCCGGTGTCAAAATTGCGGGGACCAATGCGGAAGTGATGCCATCTCAG tggGAATTTCAAGTTGGTCCGTGTGAAGGCATCGACATGGGTGATCACCTGTGGGTCGCTCGATACATTCTCCATCGCGTTGCCGAGGATTTTGGCATCGTCGTCAGTTTGGATCCGAAACCCATTCCTGGCGATTGGAATGGATCGGGTGCGCACTGTAATTTCAGCACGGAAGTAATGAGGAAAGAAGGCGGCATAAATCACATTCACACCGCCATCAAAAAGCTTGAAAAATGCCACGCCGATCACATCATCATGTACGACCCAAAGGGAGGAAAGGACAACGAAAGACGATTGACTGGCCATCACGAAACGTCGAGCATTCACGATTTTTCCTACGGCGTCGCAAATCGCGGAGCCAGCATCCGAATACCGCGTCAGGTCGACGAAGAGGGTAAGGGATACTTCGAGGATCGACGTCCAGCGAGTAACTGTGATCCGTATTCGGTCACGGAAAGATTGGTAAAAACTGTATGTCTGTCGTAA
- the LOC136186150 gene encoding uncharacterized protein, whose amino-acid sequence MLCTTFVFLAIVAVGQTQVQPCRPTGSAVEGPYYKPGQPNREFFCTGDPAFYSKEATKLVVSGRVLDYESECRFVVPGAKVEVWQASSTGYYEDKSLCRSTLYADDAGRYKFTTVHPGRYRLGRGFRPAHIHFKVSDTEGRYVKLTTQLYFEGDPYLFPNDACPGCSSGDRTLIVTRESLEADVNGSKWFSGEFNVVLRRTSSWKLPPQPTCPIPTTPPPFVSSAAPTTSIPTSSVPIEPVEPRTPLGSDCPGDDTVTATSISIFDYVLKVKVKRKANSTLAPVKILNVHKIPTSLMESFKDDDMVDVTCPDDCEICGSAMKPKTTLYLLGLKKDLHPSGDKISLGRKSIICPRSICKKVIRKTFVI is encoded by the exons ATGCTTTGCACTACCTTTGTATTTTTGGCAATTGTCGCCGTTGGACAGACTCAGGTTCAACCGTGTCGTCCAACGGGATCAGCTGTAGAGGGACCGTACTACAAACCTGGTCAGCCAAACAGAGAATTTTTCTGCACAGGAGATCCCGCATTTTACTCAAAGGAAGCGACGAAGCTCGTTGTGTCCGGTCGAGTATTAGACTATGAATCAGAATGTCGTTTCGTTGTCCCCGGAGCGAAGGTCGAAGTGTGGCAAGCGAGTTCGACAGGTTACTACGAGGACAAAAGTCTTTGCCGCAGTACGTTGTACGCGGACGATGCTGGTCGATACAAGTTCACTACGGTGCATCCTGGACGATACCGCCTTGGACGCGGATTTCGTCCAGCCCACATCCATTTCAAAGTTTCAGATACCGAGGGGCGCTATGTCAAGTTGACAACTCAGTTATACTTTGAAG GCGATCCCTACTTGTTTCCCAATGATGCCTGTCCTGGCTGCAGTTCGGGAGATCGGACGCTAATTGTCACGAGAGAATCGCTTGAAGCGGATGTGAATGGTTCCAAGTGGTTTAGCGGGGAGTTCAACGTTGTCCTTCGTCGGACAAGTTCGTGGAAATTGCCTCCACAGCCAACGTGTCCAATCCCAACAACACCTCCGCCCTTTGTGTCGTCTGCGGCTCCGACGACATCAATTCCGACGTCTTCGGTTCCTATTGAACCGGTTGAACCTCGAACGCCATTGGGTTCAGATTGTCCAGGAGACGATACCGTTACCGCCACTTCTATTAGCATATTTGACTACG TTTTGAAGGTGAAAGTGAAAAGGAAAGCTAATTCTACACTCGCTCCGGTGAAAATTTTAAACGTTCACAAGATTCCCACATCGCTCATGGAAAGCTTCAAAGATGACGATATGGTCGACGTGACTTGCCCAGATGACTGTGAAATATGCGGTTCAGCAATGAagccgaaaacgacgctgtATTTATTGGGTCTGAAGAAAGATCTTCACCCATCTGGTGACAAGATAAGTCTGGGTcgtaaatcaataatttgcCCACGTTCTATCTGCAAAAAGGTTATCAGGAAAACCTTTGTCATATGA
- the LOC136186162 gene encoding uncharacterized protein has protein sequence MLRIRLGLSVASFLLLAKMSTAPLVDRAVVAFETSHQQREGGGFLVRRPIGGRIRNVDPFLMLDHMGPVEYGPGQAVGAPDHPHRGFETVTYIIDGGMKHQDSAGNSGVLTPGWVQWMTAGSGVVHSEMPTDELLEKGGRMEGFQLWVNLPKKDKMRKPRYQDTPPERIPVAKADGVTVKVIAGESLGVSATIETRIPILYLDVHLSPGSSFTQPIPASYKGFAYVWRGAGFLGKERRPAKMGQVGTMGDGTAFTVSAGADEECRVLLLAGEPIGEPVAWHGPFVMNTWEEIQQAFTDYQSGKLGQIDGAEERYEKTRKAKKAQQKSGRNDL, from the coding sequence ATgcttcgaattcgacttgGACTTAGCGTCGCATCGTTTCTGCTTCTTGCAAAGATGAGCACGGCACCGTTGGTCGATCGAGcagtcgtcgccttcgaaaCGTCCCACCAGCAACGCGAAGGCGGCGGATTTCTCGTCCGCCGTCCCATCGGCGGTCGCATTCGCAACGTCGATCCCTTCCTCATGCTCGATCACATGGGTCCAGTCGAATACGGTCCCGGACAAGCGGTCGGCGCTCCCGATCATCCCCACCGCGGCTTCGAAACGGTGACGTACATAATCGACGGTGGTATGAAACACCAGGATAGTGCGGGGAATTCGGGCGTGCTCACACCCGGATGGGTTCAGTGGATGACTGCCGGCTCCGGAGTCGTTCACAGCGAAATGCCAACGGACGAACTCTTGGAAAAAGGCGGTCGAATGGAGGGCTTTCAACTGTGGGTTAATTTACCGAAGAAGGATAAAATGAGGAAGCCTCGCTATCAGGACACGCCCCCAGAGCGGATTCCCGTTGCCAAGGCCGACGGCGTGACGGTGAAAGTAATTGCCGGCGAATCGCTGGGCGTGTCGGCGACAATAGAAACGCGTATTCCGATTCTTTATCTGGACGTGCACCTGTCGCCAGGAAGTTCATTCACTCAACCAATTCCGGCAAGTTATAAGGGATTTGCTTACGTGTGGCGAGGGGCGGGATTTCTCGGGAAGGAACGACGACCTGCGAAGATGGGTCAGGTGGGAACGATGGGTGACGGCACTGCGTTTACTGTGTCCGCTGGAGCCGATGAGGAGTGCCGGGTTCTGCTGCTTGCTGGTGAACCAATTGGTGAGCCGGTCGCTTGGCACGGCCCCTTTGTGATGAATACGTGGGAAGAAATTCAGCAGGCTTTCACTGATTATCAGTCGGGGAAGCTTGGGCAGATTGACGGGGCGGAGGAGAGATAtgagaagacgagaaaggcgaaaaaAGCCCAGCAAAAGAGTGGAAGAAATGACCTCTAG